The nucleotide sequence TTAGAGATTTTACTTTATTCGACATATAATAAGTAAAAATTGCACCAAAAGGAGGGTTTTTTGCTGAGTATTCATTATCTCCTTGACTACCAACTCTACTATTAGGACTGTACCAAAGCGCATCTTTTATTGGAAATAAAGTTGCTTCTTTTGATAACATAGAATCTTCAAATTCACGTAAAGGAGTAATATCATCTAAAATAAAAATTCCTCTACCAAATGAAGCTGCTACTAAGTCATTTTCTCTTCTTTGTATAGTAATATCTCTAATTGCAATTGTTGGAATACCACTTTTAAGTTGCATCCAATTTTTTCCGCCATTTCTGGTAAAGTAAACCCCAAATTCAGTTGCTGCAAATAATAAATCTTTCTTTATATGATCTTGAACTAAACGCCATGTTAACAATGTTTTTGGCAAATCTCCATTCATGAGTGTCCAAGATTTTCCTTTATCAGTACTTTTAATTAAATATGGTTTATAATCCCCATACTTATGATTATCCAAAGCCGCATAAACAACATTGGCGTCAAATAAATCAGCTCTTACATCATTAACAAAAGCTGTTGATGGTACCCCTTTGATATTTCCTAAAGCAAATTTTTTCCAATTTGCACCACCATTTTCAGTCACTTGAATTAATCCATCATCAGTCCCAGCATATAGCAATCCTTCTTCTTTTGGAGATTCAGCTAAGGATGTTATTGTATTATAATTTGACATGGCTCCAATGTCCCATGCATTATCCCAACTTTGCTGTTTGTCATCATAAAAAGGCAATGTTATTCTTTCTTGATTTAAAGTTAGATCTGATGAAATCGGTGTCCAACCATCTCCTCTATTTTCAGATTTCCAAACCCTTTGTGATGCAAAATAAAGTCTTGTTGGATTATGCGGGCTTACTAATATTGGCGCATCCCAATTAAAACGCTCAAAAGGATCACCTTCTCTAGCTTGAGGTTGAATAAATACTGTTTCTCTAGTAGTTTGATCAATTCTCCATAAGGCACCTTGTTGGAACTCTCCATAAGTGATATTAGGATTTCCAGGTTCAGTTGCGGATTGATGACCATCTGCTCCTAAGGTTTTCCACCAATCGATATTTTTTATTCCATCAGCAAACACTGTTCTAGAAGCTCCTCCTTGAGAACCATTGTCTTGTGTCCCTCCATATACTTTATAAAAAGGCTCACTATCATCTACAGCAATTTTAAAGAATTGTGTAATAGGCAGATTGCTAACATATTTCCAGCTATTAGTTAAATCGAAACTTTCATAAAGTCCTCCGTCTGTTCCAAACAAAACATAATTAGGATCAGAAGCTTTAAATGCCATGGCATGACTATCAACGTGCTTATTGCGTTCGTTCATTCTATTAAATATCTTACCATGATCATCGGAAATTAGCACCGTATTGTTCATCAAAAACAATTTACCCTCATGATGCGGCGAAGCATATAACTCTTGGTAATAATGAGGTCCAGTACCACCAGAAACAGTATTAGATTGTTTAACCCATGATTCTCCTTTGTTTTCAGACATATAAAAACCACCTTTTTTTCTATCTGTTTCAATTACAGCATAAATAACATCCGAATCAAATGGAGATATAGCTAATCCTATTTTACCCAAATTTGAACCAGGTAATCCTTTTTTTAGTTTTGTCCAAGTATTCCCTCCATCAGTACTTTTATGAATTCCTGTACCTGGGCCTCCACCCATATATGCAGCAACTGTACGATGTCTTTGCCAACTAGCAGCGTATAAAATATCTGGATTGTTATGATCTATTACAATGTCTGTTGCTCCTACCCATTCACTATCTCCAAGTGTGCGATTCCATGTTTTTCCACCATCAGTAGTTTTATAAACACCTCGTTCTCCTCCTTTGCTCCAAAGAGGACCTTGAGAAGCAACCCAAACTATGTCTGAGTTTTCTGGATGAACGATAATGGTTGAAAGATGCTCTGATTTTTTAAGCCCCATGTTCTTCCATGACATTCCATCATCATGACTCACATAAATACCATCACCAAATGCAACATGTCGACCACCTACGTTTTCTCCTGTTCCAACCCAAATAGTGTGAGGGTTAGATGGATCGATAGCAATACTACCTATTGAATATGATGTTTGGTTATCAAAAATTGGCTTCCAAGTTGTTCCAGAATTAATTGTTTTCCAGACACCACCAGAGCCAACAGCAACATACCAAACATTTTCGTTTTCTGGATGAATAGCAATGTCTGCTATACGTCCTGAAGTTAGAGCTGGTCCAATATTTCTAAAACTTAACCCGCTAAAAGTAGATTCATTAATTGTTTGGGAATTTCCTGTGAAAATCATTCCAATTAAGCAAAGCCAAAGAAATGATCTTTTATAGATAGTCTTCATGAATAAAATATTTTTTTAGTTTTTTACTAACTACTTTTTAGTAATTGGAATACGTATTTGAGAAGGGTGTTTACTTGAGTGGTGTACTATATTATGCGCAACCACACCTACTTTTTCATCATAGTTGTTTCCTCCAGTATTTAAGTTTCTTGCAAAACGCGGAAAATTACTACTCGAAATTTCAATACGAATTCTATGCCCTTTTTTAAACAAGTTACTAGTTGACATTGGTGTTAGGTCAACTTCATAAACTTTTCCTTTCTCCATAAACACTTCTTTATCGTATCCTTCACGGTAACGCACACGTTGAATAGTTTCATCTAAATTATAAGCTGTTCCATCTGGATACACATCTATTAGTTTAATAGTAAAATCGGTGTCCTTTACATCTGATGATACAAATAATTTTGATTCAATAAATCCAGTAACTTCTGTGTCTTCCGTTAGGATATCTGTAGTATAGACTAAAATATCATGCCTTGCTTCCATATCTTTCTGATCCCTAGCTCCACCTCTAATAGCGTTACCAGTACAACAAACATTTCCTCCATGAGAAGGTACAGGCGCCATTGGATCATAAGTAAATCCATCTGGATTATCTTTTCCTGCTTTTTTAGTAGATAATTTTCCATCGCCAAAACGACTATTTGCTTTTCCACCACTATTTAAGTAGTAAGTTACCATTTCGGTATTTGCTGGTGGCCAAACCTCAGAAGATTGCCATTCATTGCTTCCCATTGTATAATACTGTACTCTAGGTGTTGTTTCTTTAAAATCATTATCGTCTCCTTTTAACCAAAGATCAAACCACTTAGTTATTTGTTCATCGTAATTTAAGCGTGCATCTCCAACACTACGCTCTCCAACAATAGTGTTTTCGGTTGCTCTAGTATAAGCACAGTGTAAGGTTGGTGCTATTACGAGATATTGATTCTCTCGAATAAAAGCATCTTTAGAGTTATTTCTTGCATGATTAAAAAGTTTGATGTTTGGAGTAATAGATACATCATACCAAGATGCAAACCAAAAACTTGGTGTGCCTATGTCTTTATCATCATGATAAATTCCTCCTTTAAACCAATCTGGGTGATTTGGTTTGCGACGAATCATTTTATCAAAAATCTCATGTTTACCATTAATATTCTTAAGTATATCTTGAATTGGCAGATGAGTTAAAGCTTCAGACATATCTACAGGTGGATTTTCAGGAGCTAAATCATAAAATCTTGAAATTCTAATCAAATCTTCCTGTGTTGCTCCTTCTGGAATTCTTGGCTTGAATTTATCATGTTCAACACCATATAACCAAGAAAAGAATAGCATTTGTTCAGCACCTCCACGATACCAATTTCCTTGTTCATTAATGTCTCCTACACGTCCAACTCCAGCACCAAAGCCTTGAGGTACCATAGCTGCATGTGATGGATGGTCTAGTGCAGATACTGCCATTTGCCATTCGGCTGTTGAAGAACATCCAAGAGTTCCAATTTTCCCATTTGACCATGATTGGTTTTTCATCCACTCAAAAGCATCATAGCCATCAGTAAGTGGCGTACCCAAAATATCCC is from Pontimicrobium sp. SW4 and encodes:
- a CDS encoding glycosyl hydrolase → MKTIYKRSFLWLCLIGMIFTGNSQTINESTFSGLSFRNIGPALTSGRIADIAIHPENENVWYVAVGSGGVWKTINSGTTWKPIFDNQTSYSIGSIAIDPSNPHTIWVGTGENVGGRHVAFGDGIYVSHDDGMSWKNMGLKKSEHLSTIIVHPENSDIVWVASQGPLWSKGGERGVYKTTDGGKTWNRTLGDSEWVGATDIVIDHNNPDILYAASWQRHRTVAAYMGGGPGTGIHKSTDGGNTWTKLKKGLPGSNLGKIGLAISPFDSDVIYAVIETDRKKGGFYMSENKGESWVKQSNTVSGGTGPHYYQELYASPHHEGKLFLMNNTVLISDDHGKIFNRMNERNKHVDSHAMAFKASDPNYVLFGTDGGLYESFDLTNSWKYVSNLPITQFFKIAVDDSEPFYKVYGGTQDNGSQGGASRTVFADGIKNIDWWKTLGADGHQSATEPGNPNITYGEFQQGALWRIDQTTRETVFIQPQAREGDPFERFNWDAPILVSPHNPTRLYFASQRVWKSENRGDGWTPISSDLTLNQERITLPFYDDKQQSWDNAWDIGAMSNYNTITSLAESPKEEGLLYAGTDDGLIQVTENGGANWKKFALGNIKGVPSTAFVNDVRADLFDANVVYAALDNHKYGDYKPYLIKSTDKGKSWTLMNGDLPKTLLTWRLVQDHIKKDLLFAATEFGVYFTRNGGKNWMQLKSGIPTIAIRDITIQRRENDLVAASFGRGIFILDDITPLREFEDSMLSKEATLFPIKDALWYSPNSRVGSQGDNEYSAKNPPFGAIFTYYMSNKVKSLKDERKAREKTNTDFPSWDAIETENRQQGPHILLIIKDANGNVVNTVEGTNRKGFNRVNWSLTYPNKGGERLQSRGSGFGGGGVMATPGDYTLTIVKRVDGINTVLEGPKSFKVVPMYDGALKRKSYAEMSAFRNEAFAFQQDLTATNVALSRSIQTIDAMERALNKAEKPNDDLFKRINDARIVLLDIDKELNGDDTKGEIGERSNPRASEGNSLGWRASGNTYGPTDEHQAMLKRVKSQLEKVKAKLKTVLNNTLPEIERDLKATGAPWIEGQGMKND
- a CDS encoding CocE/NonD family hydrolase, translating into MKKRAITLFSALACFLVSFSALQAQQDILEKLNEIAIVDQKVMMPMRDGIRLATDIYRPKGDGKYPVIFSRTPYNFNSWGDGEERTRNYQRAYEYIKKGYVYVVQNERGRYYSEGEWDILGTPLTDGYDAFEWMKNQSWSNGKIGTLGCSSTAEWQMAVSALDHPSHAAMVPQGFGAGVGRVGDINEQGNWYRGGAEQMLFFSWLYGVEHDKFKPRIPEGATQEDLIRISRFYDLAPENPPVDMSEALTHLPIQDILKNINGKHEIFDKMIRRKPNHPDWFKGGIYHDDKDIGTPSFWFASWYDVSITPNIKLFNHARNNSKDAFIRENQYLVIAPTLHCAYTRATENTIVGERSVGDARLNYDEQITKWFDLWLKGDDNDFKETTPRVQYYTMGSNEWQSSEVWPPANTEMVTYYLNSGGKANSRFGDGKLSTKKAGKDNPDGFTYDPMAPVPSHGGNVCCTGNAIRGGARDQKDMEARHDILVYTTDILTEDTEVTGFIESKLFVSSDVKDTDFTIKLIDVYPDGTAYNLDETIQRVRYREGYDKEVFMEKGKVYEVDLTPMSTSNLFKKGHRIRIEISSSNFPRFARNLNTGGNNYDEKVGVVAHNIVHHSSKHPSQIRIPITKK